One window of Syntrophorhabdaceae bacterium genomic DNA carries:
- a CDS encoding four helix bundle suffix domain-containing protein: protein MTQTQPPLIPPHGGYRELKSYQMAEIVFDATVVFCDRFIDRRSRTHDQMVQAARSGKQNIAEGSMASGTSKKTELKLIGVARASLEELLLDYQDFLRQKDCTLWGKKHPQALEIRALAYRSDRSYLTYKTYFENSSPEVAANATICLIHQANYLLDQQLRALEKDFLEEGGFTERLYRVRSQTRGAWKKP, encoded by the coding sequence ATGACCCAGACCCAACCTCCCCTAATCCCCCCGCACGGCGGGTACCGGGAACTGAAGTCCTACCAGATGGCGGAGATAGTATTCGACGCTACCGTGGTGTTCTGTGACCGCTTCATAGATCGCCGCTCCCGTACTCATGATCAAATGGTACAGGCTGCACGAAGCGGCAAACAGAACATTGCAGAAGGCAGTATGGCCTCTGGTACGTCAAAAAAAACAGAGCTTAAGCTTATCGGTGTGGCCAGAGCAAGTCTTGAGGAGTTGCTTCTTGATTATCAGGACTTTCTCAGGCAGAAAGATTGCACGCTCTGGGGAAAAAAGCACCCGCAAGCACTCGAGATTAGAGCGCTTGCGTATAGGTCTGATAGGTCATATTTGACGTATAAGACCTATTTTGAGAACTCTTCACCGGAAGTGGCGGCTAACGCCACAATTTGTCTGATCCACCAGGCCAACTATCTTCTTGATCAGCAATTGAGAGCACTGGAAAAAGATTTTCTTGAGGAAGGCGGATTCACGGAGCGACTTTATCGTGTTCGCTCCCAGACTCGGGGTGCTTGGAAAAAGCCATGA
- the cas4 gene encoding CRISPR-associated protein Cas4, with product MMYSEDDPIMISALQHYVFCPRQCALIHIEQVWAESRLTAEGRIMHEKVHEEGNESRGSVRIARGLPLRSLRLGLVGVADVVEFHGTGKGAWQPLPVEYKRGKPKFDLSDAVQLCAQALCLEEMLSIVVPEGALFYGKTRRRTDVAFDEALRRETEETASRTRDLISGGVTPPPVYTKRCKNCSLVAGCMPKAIAKQRPVTRYLAAVTKEI from the coding sequence ATGATGTATTCTGAAGACGACCCCATTATGATCTCGGCGTTGCAGCACTACGTGTTCTGCCCCCGTCAGTGCGCCCTGATCCACATTGAACAGGTCTGGGCAGAAAGTCGCCTTACCGCCGAAGGGCGCATCATGCACGAGAAGGTTCACGAGGAGGGCAACGAATCACGGGGCAGCGTGCGCATCGCGCGGGGTCTGCCGCTTCGTTCCCTGCGGCTGGGCCTCGTGGGGGTTGCCGATGTGGTGGAATTTCACGGGACCGGCAAAGGCGCGTGGCAGCCCTTGCCAGTAGAATACAAGCGGGGAAAGCCCAAATTTGACCTTAGCGATGCGGTGCAATTATGCGCGCAAGCGCTCTGCCTTGAAGAAATGTTGTCCATAGTGGTTCCTGAAGGAGCGCTATTTTACGGCAAGACACGCAGAAGAACAGATGTTGCCTTCGACGAGGCGCTCAGGAGAGAGACAGAGGAAACGGCATCGAGGACCCGTGATTTGATTTCAGGAGGGGTAACACCGCCACCGGTTTACACGAAACGGTGCAAAAACTGCTCCCTTGTCGCAGGGTGTATGCCGAAAGCGATTGCGAAGCAGCGGCCAGTAACACGGTATCTGGCGGCGGTAACGAAAGAGATATGA